In Methanofollis aquaemaris, the genomic window CCGCCGAGCAGGGCGACGACCGCCAGGAGGGCCCCGCACCCCAGGAACACACTCTCCCTGAAGAGGGAGAGAAGGGCGGTGGTTCCGAGGGCGATCCCGAAACTGCTGATGACGCTCCCGGTCAGCACGCACCCCACCACGACTGCGGGGGTCAGTCCCATGATCCGTCCGAGGATGGTGGCATTCATCCCGCCGGAACCCTGGAACGGAACGATCACAAAGATGGTCAGTCCGACGGTGGAGAGGCGCCCGAGCCAGGGGTGGGCCTCGATGTACGAATGGCCACCCTCCATCACCCGTCCGATCCATGGGCCGACGAACGGGATCTTCAGGGTCAGGTCGAGGTTGAGGGCGACAAAGAGCGAGGTGCTCAGATCGATGACGACGATGATCATCGCCAGGAGCCACCAGGGTTCTCCAAGCCCTATCCCCACCGGGATCACCGATTCTTTCCCGGCCGGCGGGACGATGTACGCCGCAAGCAGTCCCGCGAGGGTCAGGTAGTCCTCGTGAGGCGTGGTCAGGAAAAGAGAAATGAGTAGAGCGGCGACGAGTCCGAAGGGGAGGGCCAGTTTTACCGCCCGATCGACCACGGGGTTGGGGTGGAATGAGACCTCCTTGGTGAGCAGCATCCCTGTCATCTCTCTCTGTAGGTTGGTGTCGGCCCCTTATCAAGGAGAGCCACGCGGCGAAGCATATACCCCGCGGCGACGAGAACGAGGAGAAGAACGATCCCCAAAATAAGTCCCCCGCCCGCAAGAGAGAGGGCTGTCTCGGCCCCGAGGGCAAGGAGGGTCGACCCGACTGCTGCTCCGAGAGTGACACCACAGATCACCCAGCGTTCGCCAAGGCCCAGGAGCCGGCCCACCACCGCTCCGCCGACCCCGCCCGAACCCTCCATCGGCAGGGAGGTGAAGAGAACGAGCCCCGCGTACGAGAGGCCCAGGAGCCAGGGCCTCCGTTCGAGAACGGTCCTGCCGGTCTCGACCACACCGGCCAGCCACGGCCCGACATAGGGGAGGGAGAGAACGAGATCAAAGTTGAGGGCGACGACGAGGCAGCCGACGACGTCCACATAGGTGCAGGTGAGCGCGGTCAGCCACCAGGGTTGGCCGAGGGCCGCGGCCAGCGGGATGAGCGCCTCACGCCCGACCGGCGGGACGACATAGGCCGCCATCAGGCCCGTATAGAAGACCGCCTCATCGGGGAAGACGAGAAAGAGAAAAAGAACGTAGAGGGGGTAGAGGAGAAGAGGGAGGACCAGCCTCCCGAAACGCCCACGCAGGTCTGCATATGAAAGTACCCGCCCTCCTCCGGCCATGTCACCACGATCTCTTCGCCCCCACATAAAATGGTGGCGACCGGGGCCATGCGGAACAAGAATCAGCGCCGGGTTCGCTCTTCGAGGATCCGCCCGACGATCTGGGACGAACTGGCAAGCGGCCCTTCGTATCGTCCGATCCTCGCCACGTCGGCCCGCAGCCCCCGCTCCTGTAAGGCCCTCTTCAGATCGTCCTCTTTGAAGAACTGGTTGAAACCGAGGGTGATCACGTCGGGATCGATCTCTCTGATCGGGTCGAAGATGTCGCCCTCCACCCCGAGCCGCGCGTGGTCGACCGGCTTGAGGGCCCGAACCATCGCGAGGCGCTGCTCCTGCGGGATGATCGGCTGCGGTTTGTGGCGGACATTGACGTCCCGTGCGACGATCACCCAGAGCTCGTCGCCGAGCTTCTTCGACTCCTCCAGATAGAAGAGGTGGCCGGGGTGGAGGAGGTCAAAGGTGCCGGTGGCGACGACCCGCCTCACCGGATCACCTCCAGGTCGTAGGGCTGGCCGCTGGCGGTGAAGCACCGCCAGTCGTCAGGGCCGTACGGCCACCCGATGATGAGGTGGTAGCGCCCGGTCCTGGGGAAAAAACCGAGGTCCGCGTCGGAAGGACGGATGACCCCGTTCGGATGGGAGTGCGCGCTCCCCGCGGTGTGGGTGTCGAGGGGAAGCATATCCAGAAAGACGCTGGCGCTTTCCTCATTGCTCGTCGTCCCGGGTACGAGGTTGAGTTCGCTGATGACGCCGTCGGTCTCCCTGAGTATCGCGGCAAACTCGTTCGGATGGTTTTCCGCCCCGAGCCTGAGGAGGAGGTCAAGAAGGTCGGCAGAGATGCCTCTGATCTTCATAGGTCTATGGGTGTTGGGTGCCATGCCCAATGAATGATTGGATCAGGGCCTGAATCAGAACGGTCCGTCCTGGACATAACTCCTGCCCAGGGCGAGGGCCAGTTCGGCCCGTGCCAGTTCCCGGCCCAGATAGGCGGCATGGTCGAGGCGGGTGACGCATCCGTCTCCGATGAGAGCAGCGGTCAGGTCGGCGGCGGTGCGGCCGCGATAGAGCCGCCCCTTCTGAGCGGCGAGGATCATTCCGCCGTCAACGGCGATCCTGATGTTCCCGGCAGGGTCGGGGACGAACTCCTCAGGTGCGGGGGACACGTCGACGACCTCTCCCTCAGGAAGCGGTTCCTGCCGGCGGCGTTTCTCCTTGAGGACGAGGAGGTCGATCCCGAGATCCTTGGGGTACGGGTGCTCGCCGAGGGCGGCCATCATCTCGGTCGCCCGACGCATCTCGGCCACCGACCCCCTCGTCTTGTCCGAGTGTTCGCTGGTGAAGATCACGGCGGCCCCGACCTCATGGGCACACGCGGCCAGGAGGGCGTTGGCCCCGACCGAGTCGGCGTCGATGAGTTCGACAACATTGCCCGCCCCAAAGAAGAGGGGGCACCCAATGTCCGCGAAGTTCCCGAGCGAGTCCACCAACCCCGATCCCGCTGGCTGGAGGAGGGGGTCGGCGATGAGGGCACCGATCCCGGCCCCCCTCGCGGCGGCGAGATTCGCGTCAAGCCCGGTCTCGCCGGGGACGACGACTGCCGCCGCCCCGGCCGCGGCCACAGCAGCCCCCACCGCCGGGATGTTTCCTTCATGGAGGGAGAGGATCAGGTCCGCCCTCGGGAGCGCCGCCAGGATCAGGGTCGGGTCCTGGGTGTCGGCGGCGAGGGGACCGTCGATCCCTTCCAGTGCCGCGAAACATCGTTCGACATCGGCGGGCGCGGCATCGAACCCGAAACCCAGGTCGACGATGTCGGCGCCCCGCGCGAAGAAGTCCTCCACCGCCGCACGGAGGTCGGGGTGACGGTGGGCATCCATGATCTCGGCGAGCACCTTCATCCGCGATCCGCCGCCGATCTTGACCTCCCTGATCATGATCTCAGGCTCGGCCGCCGCCTCGGCCGCGGCGATCCGCCGGTATGCCGCCTCACGTCGTTCGGCTGCGAAGAGTTCGTCGGCCGGGACCGTCCGTGAAAGGACCACCCTCCCGATACGCGAGAGGACCATTCCCAGGTCGGCCGCATGGCGCGGCCCCAGATAGATCGGGACGCCGGTCTCCTCCTCGACCGCTGCAAAGGAGGCCGTCGACATTCCTGAGACCATCACCAGGTCATACTCGCCCCGAACGATGATCTCCCGCAACTGGCCGGGGGTGAGGAACGCGGCGATCTCGCCGGTGACCACCACCTCCGCGTCAAAACCGGCGGCGACCTTCCGAACGACCGCGGCGGTCGCCTCGCCGGTAGGGAGCAGGATCCGCATACCATTCCTTAATAGTCGGGAGGGGAAAAATGGTATGATCTTATGCTGAGATGCGACCTGCATGTCCACTCACGCTATTCACGCGACGGTGAGAGCAGTATCGAGGAGATCCTCAGACGGGCCGAGGCCGTTGGGCTCGACGCCGTGGCGATCACCGACCACGACACCGTCGAGGGCGCGCTCGCTGCGCTCTCGTACAAAAGTCCGGTCATTGTCATTCCCGGAACCGAGATCTCGACAAAACAGGGGCACCTCCTGGCGCTCGGCGTCTCCGAGGCCTTCCCGAAAGGCATGGACTTCTTCGAAGCCGTCCACCGCGCTCGGGAGGCGGGGGCCGTCCTCATCCTTCCCCACCCGTACCATATGTGGCGCCACGGCGTCGGACAGAAACTGAAGGCCGGGCCGTCCCTGGTGGACGCCATCGAGGTCTTCAACAGCCGCTACATCACAGGCACCGCGAACCGGAAGGCAGCCATGGTCGCCCGATCCCTCGGCAAACCCTGCGTCGGCGGGAGCGACGCCCACCAGGCAAGGTTTGTCGGCTACGGCTACACCCTCGTCGACGCCGAACCCGACCTGGCCTCCATCCTCGAAGCCATCCGGGCCGGGCGGACCGCGGCGGGGGGGCGGATGACCCCCCTCAAGTCGTACACCAGGCAGTCCCTGAAGAGTTCGTGGAAGAAGATCAAGGCCAGGATACCCAAATGAGGCTTGCCTTCAGGATCGGCTACTGGGGCGATGAGTTCTTCGGCTCCCAGGTGCAGCCCGAGGTCAGGACCGTCGAAGGGGACGTGGCCGAGGTCTGCAGGAGACTCGGACTCTTCGACGATCCACGGGAGGCGCGCTTCTCCTTTGCCGGGAGGACCGACCGCGGTGTCCATGCCGCCGGGCAGGTCTGTGCCTTCACCACCGCCGAGCCCGAACGAGCGGTCGCCGCCCTGCGGTACGAACTCCCGGCAGACATCTGGACCACCGGATGGGCCGAGGTCGATGACTGGTTCAGCCCGAGAAAGGAGGCGACCGCCCGGACATACCGCTACTTTTTCGACGAGCACCCTGGCGACACCGCCCTGATGGACCTGGCGGCAGAGGCGTTTCTCGGCGAGCACGACTTCACCCTCCTCTCCAGACGGAGCGAACGCAACCCGGTGCGCCGGGTGCATGCCGCCAGGGTCTTTGATGAGGACGACTTCTGTGTCTTCGAGGTGACCGCGGAGAGTTTTCTCTGGAACATGGTGCGGTGCATGGCCTCGGCCCTCGCCGCGGTCGGGCGGGGAGACGAGAACCCCGGATGGATCGAGGAGATCCTCAGGGGAGAGGGGGAGAGACGTCTCCCTGCCGCACCGTCGGGCGGTCTGATCCTCGCGGACGTCGCATATCCCTTCCCCTTCACTCCCCTCCCTCCATCACCGAAGGCAGAACGGGCTCTTATCAGGCGAGAAAGAGAGTTCACGTTGAAAAAAAGAGTGAGTGCAACCCTACATGGGCTGAGCCTGGATCTCCCGGGGGAGGAGCAGGTTGATGATGAACTCAGGGATCTGCCGTGAGGTCTTGACCGTGAGGAAGAAATTCGCTTTTCCCTCAACAAGCCCTTGATACTTCATGAGCATCTTGAAGTCGGTGGACAGAAGGGTGACGCCAAAGATCTTCATGCCGGCATGGTGCTCTGCCACTTCACTCTCCTGGCCGACAACGATTTTTTCCCTGTTGCCATTGACATCGAGAATCAGTTCATCCCCATAACTGAGCACCATCATCTTGACGTTCCCGACTGTGACAGGTTCGCCGTCAGGGAACCAGACATTGTAGGTCACCGTGTACGGGTAGGTGGAACCCGGTGTCGGATCCCCGAACTCAACCTGGAGGGTGAAGGCGGCCGCAACGGCAAGGAGCAGGAGCAGCCCGAAGACCCCGAGAACAGCCTTCTTCTTCCCGCTCATTTTTTTCTGCTCAGGGGCCGGGGGAGACGGAGGAGATGTTGTTGGCTGCTCAACCGGCTCTGACCGGTCCGGCTGGATAGAGTCAGCCGGGGGGACGATGCCGTCCGCCGCGTCATTGTAGGTATGTTCTTCGGTCATGGTGTCTCGCGGGAGAGTGAGTCTCTGCACCATTTATGCGTGCTGGATTATGCCGGAAAGGAGGGAGGGCCGGACCAACAAACCCAAGTCAGCGCGCACCCAATCTATGTGCATCCACAGCAATCTACAAGAACACACCGACAAATGTAATGATCAATAATGAGCATCTATCACTGGTGAGGAGTTGAGTACGATTTCTGAGATTCCAAAGGAGGAGTACATCACGACCTGCACCGCGGCCTGTGCCGGATGTAGTTCGTCGCTGTCCCTCCGTTATGTCCTGAAGGCGGCCGGGCCAGACACGGTCCTGGTCGTCCCGGCATGTTGCACGAGTGTCATCCAGGGGATGTATCCGAACACCTCCTTCAATGTACCGGTGTACAACATCGCCTTTGCAGCGGCTGCAGCCTGTGCCTCAGGTATGAGCAAGG contains:
- a CDS encoding FAD synthase — encoded protein: MRRVVATGTFDLLHPGHLFYLEESKKLGDELWVIVARDVNVRHKPQPIIPQEQRLAMVRALKPVDHARLGVEGDIFDPIREIDPDVITLGFNQFFKEDDLKRALQERGLRADVARIGRYEGPLASSSQIVGRILEERTRR
- a CDS encoding Mov34/MPN/PAD-1 family protein, which encodes MKIRGISADLLDLLLRLGAENHPNEFAAILRETDGVISELNLVPGTTSNEESASVFLDMLPLDTHTAGSAHSHPNGVIRPSDADLGFFPRTGRYHLIIGWPYGPDDWRCFTASGQPYDLEVIR
- a CDS encoding small multi-drug export protein; the encoded protein is MAGGGRVLSYADLRGRFGRLVLPLLLYPLYVLFLFLVFPDEAVFYTGLMAAYVVPPVGREALIPLAAALGQPWWLTALTCTYVDVVGCLVVALNFDLVLSLPYVGPWLAGVVETGRTVLERRPWLLGLSYAGLVLFTSLPMEGSGGVGGAVVGRLLGLGERWVICGVTLGAAVGSTLLALGAETALSLAGGGLILGIVLLLVLVAAGYMLRRVALLDKGPTPTYRER
- the truA gene encoding tRNA pseudouridine(38-40) synthase TruA produces the protein MRLAFRIGYWGDEFFGSQVQPEVRTVEGDVAEVCRRLGLFDDPREARFSFAGRTDRGVHAAGQVCAFTTAEPERAVAALRYELPADIWTTGWAEVDDWFSPRKEATARTYRYFFDEHPGDTALMDLAAEAFLGEHDFTLLSRRSERNPVRRVHAARVFDEDDFCVFEVTAESFLWNMVRCMASALAAVGRGDENPGWIEEILRGEGERRLPAAPSGGLILADVAYPFPFTPLPPSPKAERALIRREREFTLKKRVSATLHGLSLDLPGEEQVDDELRDLP
- a CDS encoding PHP domain-containing protein, with the protein product MLRCDLHVHSRYSRDGESSIEEILRRAEAVGLDAVAITDHDTVEGALAALSYKSPVIVIPGTEISTKQGHLLALGVSEAFPKGMDFFEAVHRAREAGAVLILPHPYHMWRHGVGQKLKAGPSLVDAIEVFNSRYITGTANRKAAMVARSLGKPCVGGSDAHQARFVGYGYTLVDAEPDLASILEAIRAGRTAAGGRMTPLKSYTRQSLKSSWKKIKARIPK
- a CDS encoding dihydropteroate synthase-like protein encodes the protein MRILLPTGEATAAVVRKVAAGFDAEVVVTGEIAAFLTPGQLREIIVRGEYDLVMVSGMSTASFAAVEEETGVPIYLGPRHAADLGMVLSRIGRVVLSRTVPADELFAAERREAAYRRIAAAEAAAEPEIMIREVKIGGGSRMKVLAEIMDAHRHPDLRAAVEDFFARGADIVDLGFGFDAAPADVERCFAALEGIDGPLAADTQDPTLILAALPRADLILSLHEGNIPAVGAAVAAAGAAAVVVPGETGLDANLAAARGAGIGALIADPLLQPAGSGLVDSLGNFADIGCPLFFGAGNVVELIDADSVGANALLAACAHEVGAAVIFTSEHSDKTRGSVAEMRRATEMMAALGEHPYPKDLGIDLLVLKEKRRRQEPLPEGEVVDVSPAPEEFVPDPAGNIRIAVDGGMILAAQKGRLYRGRTAADLTAALIGDGCVTRLDHAAYLGRELARAELALALGRSYVQDGPF
- a CDS encoding small multi-drug export protein, whose translation is MTGMLLTKEVSFHPNPVVDRAVKLALPFGLVAALLISLFLTTPHEDYLTLAGLLAAYIVPPAGKESVIPVGIGLGEPWWLLAMIIVVIDLSTSLFVALNLDLTLKIPFVGPWIGRVMEGGHSYIEAHPWLGRLSTVGLTIFVIVPFQGSGGMNATILGRIMGLTPAVVVGCVLTGSVISSFGIALGTTALLSLFRESVFLGCGALLAVVALLGGIVLLWKRYAPAV